In Monodelphis domestica isolate mMonDom1 chromosome 1, mMonDom1.pri, whole genome shotgun sequence, the sequence tgggaggtcctgggttcaaatctagcctcagacatttcctagctgtgtgatcctgggcaagtcacttagcccccattgcccagcccttaccattcttctgtcttggaaccaatacacggtattgattctaagatgagaggtaagggtttaaaaaatgaagttatgGGAGAGAGGATGGAAGGAGAGTAATGCATTAAAGTGGCATAaaggatagagctctgggtctagagttgagaagatctgagttcaaattccttcTCAGACATTTATGAGCTATGGAACTCtaaataagactttaaaaaaaacctcttactttttaaaaaaaattttaactttaactctttttaaactcttactttctgactttagtatcagttctaagatggaagagaagcaAAGGCTGGGCAatcagggttcagtgacttgtctagggtcaagcagctgggaaatatctaaagtcacctttgaacccaggtcctcccaaccctaggtaagacttaaaaaaaaaaaaaccttgaattaatccaaccattctggaggacaatttggaactatgcccaaagggtgataaaagactgtctgccctttaatccagccatagcactgctgggtttgcaccccaaagagataataaggaaaaagacttgtacaagaatattcatagctgcgctctttgtggtggccaaaaattggaaaatgaagggatgcccctcaattggggaatggctgaacaaactgtggtatatgttggtgatggaatactattgtgcaaaaaggaataataaagtggagaaattccatggagactggaacaacctccaggaagtgatgcagagccagaggagcagaaccaggagaacattgtacacagagactgattcactgaggtacaatcgaacgtaatggacttctccattaatggcaatgcagtgatcctgaaaaacccagagggatctatgagaaagaacactatccacattcagaggaaaaactgtgggagtagaaacacagaagaaaaccaactgcttgatcatgtgaattgatggggacatgattggggatgtagactctaaacaatcaccctagtgcaaacatcaataatatggaaataggtcttgatcaatgacacacaaaatccagtggaattacgcattggctacgggaaggggtggggagaggagaggagggaaagaacatgattcttgtagccaaggaaaaatattctaaattgactaaataaaattttcaaaaaaataaataaaactcttgcctttcatcttagaatcaatactgtgtattggttccaggaagagtggtaagggtcaggaACAAAGAAAAGCCAGGTAATGCATACGGAAGGAAAACTCCGTACTATGAATTCTTGATGCAAGATCTGTCAGAATTATTAATTGAATAATTAATTATGTCAGAATTATTAAAcgaattaattaaataatcataAGTATCTCTCcttagagaaagagaaatccaaaaagATGAAACTCCATCCtgcttttgaaaatcattttctccaaggcatttatttttcctttaaatccttaaccttttgtcttagaatattaagtatcagttttaaggcagaagagcaacaagggctaaataattagtgatttgtccaaggtcacccagctaggaagtatctgagaccagatttgaacccaggacctcccatctctagtcctggctctcaatccactaagccacccagctgccttccagttaagacatttaacctctgtttggtaagtttcctcaaccataaaatagggataataagagcacttacctcccagagtttttgtgaatctcaaatgagatatttataaagcacttagcacagtgcccagcacatagtaggtgcataataaatgttttattctttctttctttccttcgaTCATGAAAAAAGCAGCCTAGAGCTTCTCCATAGCCCTGTGTCCAGGGAACAGCCTACTACCATACCCCTGGATGGCCTTTCCACATGCTCATTTCTCCTGTCCTCAAAAACCTTCTGTAGGCCCTgccatcccctcaggctatcatctCCCATTCTCAGCCAcactcctggaaaaaaaaaattatctatacTTGCTGTAGGAAATGACAAAGTCAGGGCTAGAAGCAAAGCTGTATGGTGGGTTTTGGGCACCAGCCCACCTCCACCTGGAAGAGACTTTCTAGTTATTTAAGTTAATCCCTTCTCTACAACTTATATCTTCAGATTTGCctagggcactgagaggttagtgacttgcccagggtctcctaGGCAGTATTGTCAGAGGTCAATTCTAaatctaggtctttctgactttggctggtggaggggggggggcagaaagtCTCTCTTTATCCTCTATGCTGCATGGACTCTTTTCAGAAAAtcactgagattttttttaaagaggcttGTTCCCTTCCATcaatgaaactttttaaaaaatgatattgaaCCTCTTTTACAATAAGTagcaaaaaagaaggaataaagcaGATGCCTATCCaatgaagaatggctgaacaacctGGTATGCAATTATAATGAATgttactgcaccataagaaataaaacatgggaggaattcagagaaatctaggaagatttttatgaactgaCATACATAGAAGCAACAAAACATGCATGACTCCAGTAGtatgaatgaaaagaataataaaatgaagcaaagagctgtaattattataaaaaacaacaacagtctTAGCCCAGTAAAAAGAGTGTCTGAAGTTAAAACATTGGAGTCAGTGTCTATTAACTAACCGTGGATCCTAGGCAAGATACTTGCTCTGTTCAGGTTTATTTTCTCTAAATGAAAGGGGTTGGGAgttaactaggtggctcagtggataaagagccaggctgggagacaggaggttctggattcaaatttgacctcagacactgactagctatgtgatcctaggaaagtcacaacccccattgcctagtccttactgtttttctggcttggaaccaatacttagcatagattccaagatagaagtcaagggtttaaaaaaaatgaaagaattagtgTCAGGGTTgtactagtaaatgtttaacaacaagctctccaaaaaagaaaatgtatgcacaacacactttaaagtttattctTCGTTATTAGTagtttctctatcactttcttaagcttagataattaataaaaacaataactcaggccttgatttgtagcattttcagATTTTGAGGgtgtaaatgcttacactgaaaatttaacaatctgctcCAGGGAGCAGGTTCCAGCTGGCTTCAGCAAAGCCCCAGGTTAGGGCAAGATGATCTCtgatgtcccttctagctctcaataTACAATCTTTTAGTGCCTGAAAGGTGGAAGACTAGGGATGTGGAATTTTGAAAGCTTTCTTcaatatgatggtgatgattgTTTCTGCTGTactgttttcttttctcaagGGGCCAGTAGAAAAGGGAGTATCTCAAAATGACAGGGTTGTAAAAATGAAATCTATCCataaaaacataaagaagaaaaagaaagaattccttCTGTGCTGTTATTTCTCAACACCTCTTCTGGGAAAGGAACGCCAATGAAAACAAGTTAGAACGAGCTGTTGAGTTTCAAAAATTTATCACCATGGTTTAAAACAGCATTTCTAAGGACTGCATTCCATTCGTTATCAAAAGCTTCTGGATCACCAGGAGTGGGAGCCACACGGACAGCCTGTGCTGGGAGCCCTTTCCTAGGCTCAGCTCCACGTCTCCGGGGCTCGCGCAAGGCTTTGGGGGCTCGTGAGGGTTGGGGAGTGACTTGGCAACTCGGACAAAAGCCCCAACCGAACGGGAATAGCAACAGAGAGCCAGATTCCTCTTCCTGCCCTCCGGGATagggagggagatggaggagTGGAGAGGGTTGGCTTCCAGTTCCAGGGACTTAAGTTAGACAAAAGGAAAGATTTCTTCCCAATGAGGATCTTCTCTTTCCAGGAACCATTTCCTTGGGGCTTAGTTTCCCCTGCTATAATATGAAGAGGTTGGCCAAGATCTTCCACATGATGATCCCTTTCAGGGCTAGAACTATGCGCCTGTGATGACTGAAGGGTGCAGAGTTCCTGGAAAGAGGGGATGGGCTGCCCTTTGGAGatctagagagagagacaggataGGGATTGGACCTGTGATGCCACCAGTACAGGGAACTCCCCAGGGAAGAAACTTCATCCATCAAAGCACCTTCTCGGGAACTCGAGTCTTTGAGGGGTTCCCAGAGCACCGAGGCTAAGGGAcctgcccaggggtcacacagtcagaatgTGACAAGATCTAGTCttcaaatccaggttttctgactctaaggcCAGCTCTCTCCCTATTAAATAAGGGGTCAACATTCCACAGCCTGAGGGCTAAACCCAGTGCAGTTGTTTTAAGTAGAAACTTGCCAACCAAGAAtggtttttatattgttttatatttaaaaacaaacaaaaaaccctttattttagaacacaaaaaccgaggcagccaggtggcccagtggatagagcactaagcctgaagtcaggaggacctgggttcaaatctgtccccagacacattctagctatgtgatcctgggcaagacacttaaccccatttacctagcccttgcccttctgtcttagagttgctactaagacagaaagtaaggattttagatatttatatagagagttctatttatattcatatatattatacactatatgtttaaatattaaaaattattttaaatattaaatattataaacagcataatatatactatatatttaaatattataaatttaaataaattaattaaatacacacatatatttatatttatatatatatgtatatacgtatatatatatatatatatatatatatatatatataaatatatgtgactCAGTGggcagagccagacctagagataagaggtcctggtttcaaactTTACCTCAGACACagtctagctatgtgatcctgggccatcacttaatcctatttgctagTGCTACTAAGACACAAAGTAAAGGTTtgaatatacaatataatatatacttttatatattatatagtatacattcatatgtttacatatgtatatgatatataattacatatataattatataaatagtatatgtatattatgttatatagagggttatatatctaatataaataaatattatatatgtaaatataggggcagctaggtgactcagtgggtagggagccaagcttagagataaaaaggtcctgggttcaaattttaccttaatcacttcctagctgtaggactctgggtaagtcacttaaccccaattgcctggcccttactgcttttctgccttggaagtaatactatgaatcagttctaagacagaaggtagggtttatgtgtgtatatatatatatattttttcaaatttaattcaattctaattcatacacacacacaaacacacacactcacactatGGAGACTGAAACAGAGATGGAGACGAGAGCCAGACTGTAGATGGCGCTATAGAGAGATAACGCGATACCTTTAAATAGCTCAGCTACGCTATTATCCAGAGGCGAGTGGATGGATAAATCGGTGTTGCCAACCATCCCAGGTTACACGAAATATTTAGACTCTTTTCCTAGAGCAGCTATTCCTCCTCAGCCTCAGCACCCCCGCTCAGGGCGCAAGGAGGacgggaggaaggaggaggatttTGGAAGGTGAATGGCACTGAAGCTTATGGTTTTAAatagtaaaaatgaaattttagccTTTGGCATTAAAGGTTTTCTGGAAGAAGAATTGGCTTGAGCCTGGCGCCCCGCCCTTCCTCCCccccggccccccccccccccccccccccgggagcTCTGGGTACCGCGGGATCAGGCAACGTCTCAGCCTGGGCTGGCCTGACTCAGCAGGCACGCTGTGATCTCTGTGGCTAGGCTGCCCCCCTCTCCCTGGAGATCCAATAAGTGTCTGGTGTCCCGGAGACTTATCTTGACCTTCCAATCTCTGGAAAATcaataccatttttttttttaccaaaccTGTGATTTCTTGGATTCAGGGATCTCTGAGTGAGAAATGCCTCTCACTGTGGCAGAGTGCCTGCTCTGTAACTGAGCATCTCAGCACGCTGCCTGGGGAGCCGAGAGGTTCAGAGAATGACCGGAGGTCGCATGGTAGTAGGTgccagaggtaggacttgagccATGGAGAACAAATTCTTGAAGTGAAAATGTTAACATAATCGGATATAAAATATGTACCTTTTGAAGTGCAAAAAGATTCGGcaagactctgggcaagtcaattcatcccttactgctcttctgccttggagtcaatactgtgtattgattctaagatggaaggtaagggttaaaaaaaaaaaagataaaataacgGTTTGGGCCTGATTCTGAGAACACGTTGCCTTGCATTGGCCCAAGATGGTCAAAAAACATAGTATTTAAAGATTTAcagtatgcattcttttttttttaacccttactttccatcttagaattaacattgtatattgattccaaggcagaagagtggtaaaggccaggcaaaggaagttaaatgatctgcccagggtcacagagctaggaagtatctgaggtctaatttgaacccaggacctcccatctctagacctggctctcaatgtactgagcctcctagctgcctcctgCAGTATGCACTCTTCACAAAAACTTTGTGAGAGAGTTAGAGAGGACAGaacagaataagcatttattagtaggaatactatgtgccaggcatcatgctaggcaatttacaaatatctcatttgatctttataacaaccctaggaggtaggtgctattattacccccatttgacagttgaggtaAATAAGGTAGttaagaggtttagtgacttgcctaggctcacagtCTATAAgtttctgaggatggatttgaactcaggtcttcctgtcttgaGGTCCAACATTCTACTTACTAAGTTACTTAGTAGTATAAATCATTACTAAcgcattttatatatgaggaaactgaggctctgagagctTATGTTCATGgaccagtagaatgtaagttccttgaaggcaaaggtggttttatttttgtctttatctccCTAATCTTTAGTATAATgccactaagtgtctgagataatgATTTACTAATAgactcccaactccaagtctcaGCTAGCTCTCCACTATCCAATATGCTATTAGGGAAATGACGGATTATTGCTGGGAACAGTATTTTAGTCAGTGGGACTTTAAAGAATGCCTCTTGAAGGGAGAAGCAACATAGAATTAATAGCCTTCTTTAGCCAGAAAGACAATGGCATGGGGGAAGAAGCAGAATGAGAAATCCCTGTAGAGCTGCCCCCAGGGCAAACTAAGGAAACCAGGAACAAGGGACCTACCTCAAAGTGAATGGCCCCATTCCCATCTGCATCAAAGGCATTGAAGAGGAAATGTGCATATGTGGTGGCATCTGCagggacagacagagggaaagggCTGGTGTTGAGTGCCAGGGACCTGCCAAGATGCCTCCCACCCCTACTCTTTGCTTCCTCCAGGAATAACTGTGTAGGGCATGCCCAGGGGAAGGGATGCTTCATCGCCTGGAGGAAGAGGGGTGCTGGCAGAAAGAACTGAGAACCTTTTGAGTGGAGGGCAAGCCTGGTTCAGACTGTCTTCTGTGGCTGCTTGAAAACTGATAGCTGCACCTCCATGGATATCTAAATGGAGAGAGCTACCTAGGAAGGAGAGTTATTAAATGCCCCCAGTGACAAATGTGTCAGTGGGTCATCACCGGTCACAGAATGTGCCCTGGATCCTCAGTTAGCCCTTGCTGCAGATGACATGGGTAGGTGAGGATGAAGGGCTGAATCTGCCCAGCTACCTTTGCTGTCAGCCTTGGAGACAACATTAAACTGAGGGATAAATGGCTCTTTAGCACCTATGGGAATGGAAATGGAAGGGAGGGACTAATGAGGTCAATCTTCCTTCTTGATTGGGGAAATAACAGGTTCACACACATGGAAAACTCACCTCCCTGAGGGAAGAACTGGGAATAGATGAGCTTGAAGGTCTCTTCATCTACCAGACCAGTGGGACATTCCTGCAGCACGGAATCACCCTTAGTGACACAATCCACTGCTTCTACTCCCCAAATCCCCATACAGTGAGTGGCAGATCTCCATCTTTTGTTGTCCTGGACCACCCCATCATGGCTCACCTTTTTATATGTTATCCCATCACCCACCTTCTGtcccttttcttttctgctttctctAATAAGCTCTTGATCCTCCATGACACTTCATCAAGCTCTGAGGAAAAAGATGGAGGCACTAGGGCTAATCTCCCCTTCCAAAATCTCTTTGTCCTCCTAATCATCCCTAGTTCTAAACTAAGAAAAGACTTGGGTCATGGGAAGGGACAACAGCTTTCTAAACACCACATAACCCAAGGCAACAATGCTAGACGTGCCATGCCTCCTGAGTTATTCATACCCATTTTATTGTCCCAACTCAGAGGTTGCCATATGTAAAGTCACCCTCAGATCCATGCTCCACCTCCCAGAGATCTAGAGACATAGACTACAGTGTATTTCCTTATCCCCTCCttctccgccccccccccactacaACTCAAAAGATACTCACATTCTTGAATCCTCTGTACAAAGACTGCAGCTCCTTCTTGGTAAACTTGGTCTGAGCCTGGAGTTGGTCCAACCCCTCTGGCTGGTGGCGGACAGCAGAGAGCTCCAGTTCACTGTCACTACTATCTGAAAGAAGAGAAGCAGGCACACAGCTCAGTGAGTGGTGGTGCAGAGTGGCAAAAAAGAGCAATGGGGTGAGATCTGGAGGTACTAATTCAAATTCTGCCATTTCCACTTTGgaactacatgaccctgggcaagtcacttaacatcattGTCCCAACTCAGAGGTTACCATATGTAGAGTCATCTTCAATCTATACCTTACCTTCAAGAGATCTAAAGATGGACTACAAGAGCTGCCTTCTCTCCCCACTACAATCCAAGAAATACTCACATCCTTGAATCCTTGAATTGAAATATaataatcccaattgcctagcccttacctctcttctgctctgaaaccaatatttaatattgattctactAGAGAAGAtaaggtttggttttttaaatccctagactagaagatctctaaggtcattctagctctgtgattctatgaGTGGCAGGATTCCCCTTTGGAAGTGAAAATATAgaactgaaagaaaaagagaaggatatAAGAGCTCTCCCATGCCCCCAAAGTCAGTTTATGGAAAACAAGGGTCTTGGACTAAAGTAAGGAAAAAGTCCCTTGATCAAGCAATCATTCACAAGTGTTCCATTTCCATGTTTAAAAACCTCAAAATTCTGTTCTCTGAATATCTTCTATCATTTCCATCTCCCTGTATATTCTACTACTTCTAAACATAGacttttttgttaccatttatttttatttctatatatgtaataatatgtaacataataataatataatacatgacattataaataggtaataaattataataaatacatttattcaagaaaaaaattctcatacTAGCTATCTATTCTCAAATGCTTTTATTTCTTGTCCTACTCACAGCTTGCCAAAGTCCATAACCTGGATTACTCCTACCATCTCCCACTTGTTTTGTTCTTCCTATTCAGAAACTGCTGAATCGGGCTAGAAGAAGTCACAGGACCATACTTACTGGGTCCACTACGAATTTATGCTCTTTAATCTCACCTAGGACTTCACCTAAATTTATAGTCCTCCCTAAATGATTCTCAATCTCACTCAACACAGTAGCTGTTAcgagtctttttttcttctcaaatgaaccaacacacacacacacacacacacacacacacacacacacacacacataccacatTGTCTGGATGGTGGATCTTGTCTAAtatttcaacaacaaaaaaaattgaaatcattcATCTCAagctccttttctcttcctcctcctcatctcataTCCCCCTTACCTCATTCCACTACTTTTTCCTGACCTTTACACTAATCTCTAATGAAAGAGAGGGCCcatctccttgccaaggcaaGTTTTTCTAAAAATACACTCTCAATCTCATCACCTCCAGTCTTTTCTGGCAGATTGCCTCCACTATCAAACCCTGTCTCTCTCTAATCTTCACTCTCTCCCTATctatgtgttttgcatgataatacatgtataacccatattaaattgcttgccagctccaggaagggggaggagagggagggaaaaaaaaccaatttggatgatataatttcagaaaacttatgtggaaatgttaTTACATGAATTGGTATATTAAAatgtctataaaaataaaataaaattctcccTATCTGTTGGTTTTCCCTGTTTCTTAAAAACATGCCCAGTGTTTTCTCTTATCCTTAAAAATCCCCACTTAATCCTATCATTCTCACAAAATGGTATTTCAAATATCTCCTCTCCTCTAAACTCCTAAAAAAAGACACCTatgcttcattttctctcttctcactcgTTTTTAAACCCTCGGCAATCTGAGTTCTGACTTCATTCTTATGAAATTGCTCTCTCCCAAATGACCATTTATCTCTTAATTGTCCAacctaatggccttttctcaattcccATGCTTCTTGATCTCTTTGTAGCATTTGGCATTGTTGAACACCTTTTTTCCTTCATACCCTCTGCTCTGTGGACTTTTATAGCCTTATCTTTttttggttctcttcctacctatctCATGaatccttctccatctctttacTGGATCTTCATCTATAGCATGCCTACTAAATTTGGGTGTCCACAAGGCTCTGCCTTaggctctcttcccttttctctccttttctctaccATTTCACTTGGAAATCTCATCAGCCCCCCCTCCCAGTTCTATTATCTTCTCTATGTAGTattgattcccagatctatattGAAAGTTCTTGTCTCTGACCTTGAGCTAGTTTCTCATCATAAGCTACCTAGATGTGTTAGAAAGATTTCACTCAACAAGTTAAAAAAATCTCATGTTTCTCCTCCTACCATTCCTTTTAGAGAACTTccttatatacacacacatactaaaaatgtaaactccttcagTGCAAAGatgttttttaataatataattcttttcaatcaataaaaatagattttctctttctcccacccccctcatgtcaagaagaaaaagaaaatccttacaACAAAACCCTTTGTTTTGCATAGTCCAATAAAACAAACCCTCCATTGTCCATGTCCCAAAAAAAGTCTCATTCTACATCTTTAATCCATAACCTCTCTATCAGAAGGTGAGTGGTAGCATCATATATACTCTGGAATTATGATTAGTCATTGAGTTGAGCAGTGTTCTTTGGTATTTCATGGTTGTCTTTACAATGCTATTGTATCAGTTCTTTTCCTGGTTTCTGCTTACTACtgtactctgcatcagttcatataagtcttccataTAAGAGCTTTCCATTACATTATATACTATCATTTGTTGagtcattccctaatttatgGGCACTCCTTggagtttctagttctttgacactacatataaaaatataaaatatacaaataaatatttttgtacatgtagtctttttcctttgatctctttgggagtcCAGATATAGTAATATaagtggatcaaagggtatacatagttcaGTAAATTTGGGGGCATGAttgcaaattgctttctaaaGTGTCTGGACAAATCCATAGCTtcaccaacaatacattaatgtAACTATTTCCCTATACCCAGCAGGGACTGTTTTAGTTTTTCCTTGTATCCCCAATTACTTAACACAATGTCTGGCAAATAGTAGTGTCTAAATGCACATCAATTGTTGATTATCCTATTGAAACAACAAAAGGGCAGAAAGAGTAGTCTGTAGGGATGGGGATAGAGGTAGAGGTGGGGACAGGTAGACAAATGGAGGAAACAAGACTAGAAAGGGCAGCATCAGCACCATGGTGAATGAGAgagcaaaggaaggagaagacaGGTACTACTCTTTGAATGTCCTCTAGGACACAGAAGTCATATTGTCCTTTGGGAAGAGATGGGCCGGCATGGTTTGAGGTGTGGAAACATGACTTTGTTTCTTGGAAAAATAACAGAGGCCTTAAATACATGATCAACAAACAAGCCAGATGGATCAATCAATCACCAAATATTTGTCGAGCTCCTCCCTGGGTAAGGgcaaatatttactgagcatGGCACAAGGTGATCACATAGTGATGTTAATGAGAGAAGAGAAGTGATCCCTCTCCTTAAAGAACATCAGAAGGACAATACCTTACTGCAATAGCAGATACTTCTGAATGCCACACATCTATCTGCATCCAAGGGCATTGCCGAGCATGTGAAAATGTCAACATACTGGAACAGAAATCAGGAACTAAGCAGCTTTGGAGCTGGAAGTGTAAATAAATGAAACTGAGGAAaagctactgaaaagaaggtgagaTTGATTTCAAATGACATGGATAGAACTGATCTTGCAGAGAAGGAATGGGAGACTGATCCAGTTGAGAGATAATTCACAAGAAGGATGGGCAGCTAAAAACAGAAAACTGCCCTTGAATCCAAAGTTAGAGAATGAACCAGTTTGTGCTCCCCCCTCTCATTGCCACAGCTGGCAGCTGAGTCTgacatgaggaaacagagggaaGCATGTCTCTCCTCttgttgtggttgttcagttgtttcagtcatttccaactcttcatgatcccatttggggttttcttggtaaagatgctatcatttccttttccagttcatttctttgttgtttggttgtttcagttatgtctgattcttaatgactccatttggggtttttacaGGAGTGGTCACTCATAACCTTGATTCTTCAGAGACTATAAAATGTGCTCCAAAATTACAACC encodes:
- the KCNIP3 gene encoding calsenilin isoform X1 translates to MQRAKLHQTSLRQLHLPCSTDTSSASPTLQEEMKETDGSLLGDPSQTPLGKKESTKWQKPRLTRKALMKCCLVRWILSSAAPQGSDSSDSELELSAVRHQPEGLDQLQAQTKFTKKELQSLYRGFKNECPTGLVDEETFKLIYSQFFPQGDATTYAHFLFNAFDADGNGAIHFEISKGQPIPSFQELCTLQSSQAHSSSPERDHHVEDLGQPLHIIAGETKPQGNGSWKEKILIGKKSFLLSNLSPWNWKPTLSTPPSPSLSRRAGRGIWLSVAIPVRLGLLSELPSHSPTLTSPQSLARAPETWS